One window from the genome of Variovorax sp. PAMC26660 encodes:
- a CDS encoding Gp49 family protein, with protein sequence MTDISKHPILREISTVVSAIESCGASQKLTSAVILASSLYKSAEALIDAQAATKEVQALARRLTPADIDGAIVDRRFHRLPETAITICELTLRNGAKVLGHNYGSIDPTKQDWAQGEAAAFALAREKVWELEGYLLRERLHAAQ encoded by the coding sequence ATGACGGACATCAGCAAACACCCCATCCTGCGCGAGATCAGCACGGTGGTTTCAGCGATCGAATCCTGCGGCGCATCGCAGAAGTTGACCAGCGCGGTCATCCTGGCGAGCAGCCTCTACAAGTCGGCCGAAGCGTTGATCGACGCCCAGGCCGCGACCAAGGAAGTGCAAGCGCTCGCACGGCGGCTCACGCCCGCCGACATCGATGGCGCGATCGTTGACCGGCGCTTTCACCGACTGCCGGAGACCGCAATCACGATCTGCGAGCTGACGCTGCGCAACGGTGCGAAGGTGCTGGGCCACAACTACGGCAGCATCGACCCGACGAAGCAAGACTGGGCGCAGGGCGAAGCCGCTGCGTTTGCGCTGGCACGCGAAAAGGTTTGGGAATTGGAGGGTTACCTCCTGCGGGAGCGGCTCCATGCTGCACAGTGA